The genomic interval GAACCTGAGTCACATTCGGTCGTCTAAAATGCAGAGTTAGGTGtaaggagggtcgcggcgatGCCTAGAGAAATGGAGTTGAACAATTTGATAGAAGAAGCTCAACAGTTGCTCGGCTCCGTCGCGGAGCTTCTAACTTCAACGATGCAACAGGGAGTtgaagcgataaaaaattacgaggAACTCGCCAGCGACAAGGTAGAGAGGGAAGGAAAGCTTTCCACtcggtttattttcattaattcgcAAATCGTTTGATTGATCGAAAAAGATAGCCGCGATAACGAAGGCGAAGAAAGATCAGTTGGCCGAGTACGCCAAGTCCGGAGGAGCGGTGAAATCCTGCGTTGAGAAACGCCAGATTGAATTCCAgcgtatcgaagaaaaattgcgaaaggaATTAGCGTCTTGTTACGCGAAGAACTACGGCAACCTGGATAGCATTTTATCGGACAAAGCCGCGATCCGCGAAGaagctgaaaaaattaaaaatgaactgCAACAAACTATAGCCAACTGTATGTCTGCCGAAACTAAGACCCAGTGTTTTATGGTGGCTTTGGATAGTCTGAAGAAGAGAATTAAGGTACTTTCGTCAAGGTTAACTGAGACggcgaaaaaagaagcgaacgCCAGAGTAAAAGCTTCCAAAGCTCTGTACGACTGCGACAAAAAAGCAACTGACGAAGCCTACGCAAAGTGCACGGCGAttataaatgatataaaaaaatgtacggaTCAACAGAAATGAATGTCATTCGCTGTCATTCAATAAAACGGAAATATTTCTtcgcttcttatttttctctcttttctttttgtacgtacgcacgAAACAATTTCATCCATTCATACATCGAATCGGCGATCGGTTGATTTTAATTTGTGCATATGACCCGAGTATAAGGCGGGTAAATCGAAACAGTCGGAAAACTCGTACAatg from Athalia rosae chromosome 6, iyAthRosa1.1, whole genome shotgun sequence carries:
- the LOC105690861 gene encoding uncharacterized protein LOC105690861, with the protein product MPREMELNNLIEEAQQLLGSVAELLTSTMQQGVEAIKNYEELASDKIAAITKAKKDQLAEYAKSGGAVKSCVEKRQIEFQRIEEKLRKELASCYAKNYGNLDSILSDKAAIREEAEKIKNELQQTIANCMSAETKTQCFMVALDSLKKRIKVLSSRLTETAKKEANARVKASKALYDCDKKATDEAYAKCTAIINDIKKCTDQQK